In Nonomuraea sp. NBC_00507, the following are encoded in one genomic region:
- a CDS encoding alpha/beta fold hydrolase → MTAAMIELDDGAQLRTWTAGSVTPQRFPVVMVHGGPGVPDYLAPVAGIIDDLCLVHRYDQRGTGGSSWEGEHTIVRHVHDLALLLDAWGHDRVVLVGHSFGTNMASYFLLAHPERVAGLIQIAGPFVDPWREADRAAQRARRTDEQQARLDELDAIESRTDAEEIEYLTLSWLTDHADRARAWDWALASARTLRPINYAMNTQLNAAKKADPLESHVDELREHLPPGAMIIGGAGDSRPADALRRLGTRLNCEVIIVPNAGHHPWLEAPDQFGAALRAAVERQTPRAS, encoded by the coding sequence ATGACTGCGGCCATGATCGAGTTGGATGACGGTGCACAGCTACGTACTTGGACCGCGGGCTCGGTGACTCCGCAGAGATTTCCCGTGGTTATGGTGCACGGCGGTCCAGGAGTCCCCGACTATCTTGCCCCGGTTGCCGGCATCATCGACGACCTGTGCCTGGTCCACCGCTACGACCAGCGCGGCACCGGCGGGTCGTCCTGGGAGGGAGAGCACACGATCGTCCGCCACGTTCACGACTTGGCGTTGTTGCTCGATGCGTGGGGACACGACCGGGTTGTTCTGGTGGGGCATTCGTTCGGAACCAATATGGCCAGCTACTTCTTGCTGGCCCATCCCGAGCGCGTGGCCGGACTGATTCAGATCGCCGGGCCCTTCGTGGATCCATGGCGGGAAGCCGACCGAGCAGCACAGCGAGCACGACGCACTGACGAGCAGCAGGCCAGGCTCGATGAACTCGATGCGATCGAATCGCGCACAGACGCCGAGGAGATCGAGTACCTCACGCTGTCGTGGCTTACCGACCACGCCGACCGAGCTCGGGCATGGGATTGGGCGCTGGCATCAGCCCGCACGCTGCGGCCCATCAACTACGCGATGAACACCCAGCTCAACGCAGCGAAGAAGGCCGACCCGCTCGAATCACACGTGGACGAACTTCGCGAGCACCTGCCGCCCGGCGCAATGATCATCGGCGGAGCCGGCGATAGCCGCCCCGCTGATGCCCTGCGACGTCTCGGAACACGCCTCAACTGCGAGGTCATCATCGTCCCGAACGCGGGACACCATCCATGGCTGGAAGCACCAGACCAGTTCGGTGCGGCGCTCCGCGCTGCAGTGGAGAGGCAGACCCCAAGGGCCAGCTGA
- the solA gene encoding N-methyl-L-tryptophan oxidase — translation MIVIGLGAMGSMTACQAASRGASVVGIERFPLAHARGSSHGGSRIYRQILFEGKEYVPLARRSLDLVRELERESGASLFARSGGLVIGTHGGPLIEDALASAVAGGVEFEQLEPDELRARFPQHAAFDDDVAVYEPGAGALRPEACITAAAEAAARAGAQIRVETPVLALRPGDAYVEVATGDETLRAKTVVLASGAWGLDLLPGVELPLRTQRSCLAWFKARQDQGDYRPESFPVFVRESRDLDGWGIPDVDGQGVKVGVGGTVQKRWLDRPEDNWEPPSAQDRKPTEDFCRIAFPGLDPRVAHATACMNSKTPDGDFIIGHVGGSGRVVFAGGFSGHGFKHSPAVGLICAQLALDGRTEFAIGKFAPNRFEDARRSTHSWAGRGCGSAGWRSAR, via the coding sequence GTGATCGTGATCGGGCTCGGCGCCATGGGTTCGATGACGGCGTGTCAGGCGGCCTCGCGGGGGGCCTCGGTCGTAGGGATTGAGCGGTTCCCGCTGGCCCACGCGCGCGGGTCCTCGCACGGGGGGTCGCGCATCTACCGGCAGATCCTGTTCGAAGGCAAGGAGTACGTGCCGCTGGCCCGCCGCTCCCTCGACCTGGTCAGGGAGCTCGAGCGGGAGAGCGGCGCGTCGTTGTTCGCCCGCTCCGGCGGGCTGGTGATCGGCACGCATGGCGGGCCGCTGATCGAGGACGCGCTCGCCAGCGCGGTCGCGGGCGGGGTGGAGTTCGAGCAGCTCGAACCGGACGAGCTACGGGCCCGCTTCCCGCAGCACGCGGCCTTCGACGACGACGTGGCGGTGTACGAGCCGGGCGCCGGGGCTCTGCGTCCCGAGGCATGCATCACGGCGGCGGCCGAAGCGGCGGCCCGAGCAGGCGCGCAGATCCGCGTCGAGACTCCCGTCCTGGCCCTGCGCCCCGGTGACGCGTACGTCGAGGTGGCCACCGGCGACGAGACGCTCAGAGCGAAGACGGTGGTGCTCGCCTCCGGAGCGTGGGGACTGGACCTGCTGCCCGGAGTGGAGCTGCCGCTGCGGACGCAACGGTCGTGCCTGGCCTGGTTCAAGGCCCGGCAGGACCAGGGCGACTACCGGCCGGAGAGCTTCCCCGTGTTCGTCAGGGAGAGCAGAGACCTCGACGGTTGGGGGATCCCGGACGTCGACGGTCAAGGGGTGAAGGTCGGGGTCGGCGGCACCGTACAGAAGAGGTGGCTGGACCGACCCGAGGACAACTGGGAGCCACCGTCGGCGCAGGACCGGAAGCCCACGGAGGACTTCTGCCGCATCGCCTTCCCCGGGCTCGACCCCCGCGTCGCCCATGCCACGGCCTGCATGAACTCCAAGACGCCCGACGGCGATTTCATCATCGGCCACGTGGGCGGCAGCGGCCGCGTGGTGTTCGCCGGGGGCTTCTCCGGCCACGGGTTCAAGCACTCGCCGGCGGTCGGCCTCATCTGCGCGCAGCTCGCGCTCGACGGCCGTACCGAATTCGCCATCGGAAAATTCGCTCCCAACCGTTTCGAGGACGCGCGACGAAGTACGCACAGCTGGGCAGGTCGGGGCTGCGGGTCAGCCGGCTGGCGCTCGGCACGATGA
- a CDS encoding class I SAM-dependent methyltransferase, whose protein sequence is MTESTYLHATQVAYDTVAADYAELLRDELVSKPLDRAMLAAFAEVVQASGAKEVADLGCGPGRITAHLQSLGVNAFGIDLSPEMVAVARRDHPDLRFEEGSMTALNLADEAVGGAVAWYSTVHTPPEVLPTVFTEIHRVLAPGGHLLIAFKVGDERRHASQGYGHKLSLDIYWMPPEHIAELLSNAGLVLDAQLIREPDESEKPRSGRQAFFLAHKPYES, encoded by the coding sequence ATGACTGAGTCGACCTACCTGCATGCCACCCAAGTGGCCTACGACACCGTCGCTGCCGACTATGCCGAGCTCCTCCGCGACGAGCTGGTGAGCAAGCCGCTCGATCGCGCCATGCTGGCCGCGTTCGCCGAAGTCGTGCAGGCATCCGGTGCCAAGGAAGTCGCGGACCTCGGCTGCGGCCCCGGCCGCATCACTGCCCATCTGCAGTCTCTCGGGGTGAACGCTTTCGGCATCGACCTGTCGCCGGAGATGGTCGCAGTCGCCCGCCGAGACCATCCGGATCTGCGGTTCGAAGAGGGATCGATGACCGCCTTGAACCTGGCGGACGAGGCTGTTGGTGGTGCCGTCGCCTGGTACTCGACCGTCCACACCCCGCCAGAGGTATTGCCAACGGTATTCACCGAGATTCATCGGGTGCTGGCCCCGGGCGGTCATCTGCTGATTGCGTTCAAGGTCGGTGATGAGCGTCGCCACGCGAGCCAAGGCTATGGCCACAAGCTGTCGCTCGATATCTACTGGATGCCCCCTGAGCACATCGCCGAACTCCTGAGCAATGCCGGCCTTGTCCTGGATGCTCAGCTGATCCGCGAGCCTGACGAGAGCGAGAAGCCCCGGTCGGGCCGGCAAGCCTTCTTCCTGGCCCACAAGCCCTACGAGTCCTAG
- a CDS encoding aldo/keto reductase — protein MNFGPITDEEGARRILDLAVDGGVNLVDTADVYGADANKQVYGLEPDKGRTEEIIGRWLAATPSRRDEIVLATKVYGAMGPGVNDIRLSAHASRYPRELSGGQRQRVSIARALAAEPDVLICDEITSALDGDTAVAVMELLARLCRDRGVAVVFASHDLPLIEKYADTVVTIGPDEDRR, from the coding sequence ATGAACTTCGGCCCGATCACGGATGAGGAGGGCGCGCGCCGGATCCTGGATCTCGCGGTGGACGGCGGCGTCAACCTCGTCGACACCGCCGACGTGTACGGAGCCGACGCCAACAAGCAGGTCTACGGCCTCGAACCGGACAAGGGCCGGACCGAGGAGATCATCGGCAGGTGGCTGGCCGCGACGCCCTCCCGCCGGGACGAGATCGTGCTGGCCACGAAGGTGTACGGCGCCATGGGGCCTGGGGTCAACGACATCCGGCTGTCGGCGCACGCGAGCCGGTACCCACGCGAGCTGTCGGGCGGCCAGCGGCAGCGGGTCTCGATTGCCCGCGCCTTGGCTGCCGAGCCCGACGTGCTGATCTGCGACGAGATAACCTCCGCCCTGGACGGCGACACGGCGGTGGCGGTGATGGAGCTACTGGCCCGGCTATGCCGCGACCGAGGCGTAGCCGTGGTGTTCGCCTCCCACGACCTTCCCCTCATCGAGAAGTACGCCGACACAGTGGTCACGATCGGCCCCGATGAGGACAGGCGTTAA
- a CDS encoding NACHT domain-containing protein, whose product MAATSSVIAVGNGLLQFFSWWHRRAAPAAAPTSNDINTAKDILAGLVAQQWRNETVLRSLCDPQPMPLPWRSTERRELADHPEIIAKGTVAFPGLAVHIADMARNFRALRCRRLVILGGPGTGKTTLAVQLALELLRTRQPEEPVPVLLSAARWNDRVHPRLQDWLAASLAMDYPALRAEGLGPDIPETLVARGQVLPVIDGLDELSGSARADMLTALNRSMCETDELILTCRTEQFAESVENMGDVLTATAVIEPQPMSPAAAADYLQACLPPVHHPAWPQILQALRAGAAPALSEVTSTSLGLWLVRATYIAPRVDPTPLLELGRGSAAQLQDHLCDQLIPALVGTRQPTDGPVQPFRPQHTWTPEQVDRWLSYLSRQLARSAEDPRDMAWWHLARYTPSHPVRVWAALAIGVVVGLAFILLTGMPLVSALIGLLCALAVAIMTGSWFTEPPGHADFRLRGRLSELLPVLRDGLIIGLLGALVGWLMGNSVGGPKAGLEGARIIGLLSGIGFVVVLGLIRWVEHPTTAATARSPRSTWQADRNLTVIRVISGLVVGLMAGTIAWQARLNPDVAIVGGLLLGLLFGTMLGRHHAWLAYKLTVPRLASQGRLPLRAMAFLDDAHRLGLLRTEGPYYQFRHIELQQHLARER is encoded by the coding sequence GTGGCAGCGACGTCGAGCGTCATAGCGGTGGGCAACGGCCTGCTGCAGTTCTTTTCCTGGTGGCACAGGCGTGCCGCGCCCGCAGCCGCACCGACGTCCAACGACATCAACACCGCCAAGGACATCCTCGCCGGCCTGGTGGCCCAGCAGTGGCGTAACGAGACGGTCCTGCGCTCGCTATGCGATCCTCAGCCCATGCCGCTGCCCTGGCGCTCGACGGAGCGTCGCGAGCTCGCCGACCATCCAGAGATCATCGCCAAGGGCACGGTGGCCTTCCCCGGCTTGGCCGTGCACATCGCAGACATGGCGCGCAACTTCCGCGCCCTGCGGTGCCGCCGGCTGGTCATCCTGGGCGGTCCAGGCACCGGGAAGACGACCCTGGCCGTGCAGTTGGCGCTCGAGCTCCTGCGTACGCGGCAGCCGGAGGAGCCCGTACCAGTGCTGCTATCGGCTGCGCGCTGGAATGACCGCGTACACCCGCGACTGCAGGACTGGCTGGCCGCGAGTCTGGCGATGGACTACCCGGCGTTGCGCGCGGAAGGACTCGGCCCTGACATCCCAGAAACGCTGGTGGCCCGCGGACAGGTGCTGCCGGTCATCGACGGGCTGGACGAACTCTCCGGCAGCGCCCGCGCGGACATGCTGACCGCGTTGAACCGTTCGATGTGCGAGACTGACGAGCTCATCCTCACCTGCCGCACGGAGCAGTTCGCCGAGTCCGTCGAGAACATGGGGGACGTCCTCACAGCGACGGCGGTCATCGAGCCGCAACCCATGAGCCCGGCCGCGGCGGCCGACTACCTGCAAGCTTGCCTTCCTCCCGTGCATCACCCCGCCTGGCCCCAGATCCTGCAGGCGCTGCGCGCAGGCGCCGCCCCCGCGCTGTCCGAGGTGACCTCGACGTCTCTGGGGCTCTGGCTGGTCCGCGCCACCTACATCGCGCCCCGGGTGGATCCGACACCGCTGCTGGAGCTCGGGCGCGGCAGCGCGGCGCAGTTGCAGGACCATCTATGCGACCAGCTCATTCCCGCTCTGGTGGGCACGCGCCAACCCACCGACGGCCCGGTCCAGCCGTTCCGGCCGCAGCACACGTGGACCCCGGAACAGGTCGACCGGTGGCTCAGCTATCTGTCCCGCCAGCTGGCGCGTAGCGCGGAGGACCCGCGCGACATGGCGTGGTGGCACCTGGCCCGCTACACGCCCAGTCATCCGGTCCGGGTGTGGGCGGCCCTCGCAATCGGGGTCGTCGTCGGGCTGGCCTTTATCCTGCTGACAGGGATGCCTCTCGTCAGCGCGTTGATCGGCCTGCTGTGCGCGCTCGCGGTCGCAATCATGACTGGATCGTGGTTCACCGAGCCGCCGGGCCACGCCGACTTCCGGTTGCGTGGCAGGCTCTCCGAGCTCCTTCCCGTCCTCAGAGACGGACTGATCATAGGACTCCTAGGGGCTCTTGTTGGCTGGCTCATGGGCAATTCGGTAGGCGGCCCGAAGGCCGGCCTGGAAGGTGCGCGGATCATCGGCCTCCTGTCGGGCATCGGGTTCGTCGTCGTGCTCGGCCTGATCCGCTGGGTCGAACATCCCACCACCGCCGCGACCGCGAGATCCCCGCGGTCGACCTGGCAGGCCGACAGGAACCTGACCGTCATCCGGGTCATCAGCGGGCTCGTGGTCGGACTCATGGCCGGCACCATCGCGTGGCAAGCAAGGCTCAACCCGGACGTGGCGATCGTAGGTGGATTGTTGCTGGGTCTGCTGTTCGGGACCATGCTAGGTCGGCACCATGCCTGGCTCGCCTACAAGCTGACGGTCCCCCGCCTGGCCAGCCAAGGGAGACTGCCCCTGCGAGCCATGGCCTTCCTCGATGACGCGCACCGCCTGGGCCTGCTCCGCACAGAGGGGCCGTACTACCAGTTCCGGCATATCGAACTGCAGCAGCATCTGGCGCGCGAACGATAG